From the genome of Streptomyces sp. S4.7:
CGGCTGAGGCCGCCCTCGACCCGGCGAAGGTGCTGCGCGTCCCGGCGAACGCCTGGCGGGCGTCGGCCCGTACCGACTTCTCCGTGTGGCCCACGCGCGGCGCGCTGGCCGCCGACCGGCCGCTGCTGCGCCGCGCGCTGGCGGTCTGGGCGAGACCGGGCGCCTCGGTGCGGGTCTCGTCGACGCCCGCGACGCCGGAGGGACCACCGATGGGACCGGCGCAGTTGCTGTACGCGGGCGAGGTGGACCGGGCGCGGGTGGTGCTGCTGTACGACGGGCTGCGGATCGCCCGGTACGCGGAACCCCGCACCGGCACGGGCCCGGTGGCGCTGGACTTCGCCCGGGTCGACGGGGCGGCGGCCGACACCGCGCCTGGCGCGGCCCCGGCCACGTACGCGCTGGTCGCCGGGCGTACGGACGGCAACGTGCGCTATCTGACGGCGCCCTGGGTGACCGCGACGTCCGTACGCGATCTGCTCGACCCGGCCGCCGACGCCGCTCCCCTGCGGCGCGGCGCGGACGGTGTGACGGACCCGCTGCCGACGCCGGGCGCGACGCGGGAGTGCGGGGCGTGGGACGTGCTGGAGGTGGCGGAGAAGGGCACGGGCGGCGGCGCGGGCTCCGTACGGCTGCTGACCGACCTCGGTGAACTGACGCCCGCGCGGCTGACGTCGGGCCCGCCGTCGGCGCCCGCCGACGTGTCGGGCGGGGCGGCGCGCGCCGCGTGGGCGCGCACGGCGTGTCTGCTGCCCGCGGTGCGCTCGCACGGTGTGCGGACGGTGAACTCCTGGCAGTACGCGAGTCAGGCCCTGCCCGAGTCCAACGGCGGCGCGCGCTGGGTGTGCACCCGCGCCGAGACGTGGCGCGGTACGGACAGCAGGGTGCTGGCGCAGTTCCAGGCGCCGTCGGCCAGGGCCGGGGCCCCGCAGCCGGGCGCGATCGCGGCGCGGGCGGAGGACTCGGCGGCGTGCGGCGCGCGCGAGCCCCACGTACTGGCGGGTGTGCTGTGGAAGTCGCGCGGCGGCCGGTGGTACGTACTGGCGGCGGGCGGCGGCGGGTTCCGCTCCGTCCGTACGACGGGCGGCGTCACGGGCGACGCGCGGGGGCGGCTCCTCGCGGTTCCGGCGAAGCCCGGTGACCGGGCGGAGCTCGACGGGCGGCTGGCCGACGGCACGCGGGTGGGCGCGCTGCGCTGACGGCCGGTGCCGCCGCCCCGGCAGGGCCCGGTGCGGCGGTGCGGCTCAGGGCAGGAGCAGCCAGTCGGTGGCCAGCGTGGCGGCGAGGCCGACGCCGAGCACCCAGGTGGCGAGGCGGGTGCGGCCGTGCCTGCTGAGTTCGATGACGACGCCGCAGAGGATCATCGCGAGCCCGTAGACGCCGACGACGAGGACGGAGCTGCGGTTGGCGAGCCGTACGGCCAACAGCGCGGCCATGGCGACCAGTAGGACCGAGGCGACGGTGACCCGGATACGGCGGGCCTGGCGCGGGGTGAGGGCCGTGTCGTCGTGCCCGGCGTCCGCGGGGTCACCGACACGGGTGTCCGGCCCGCTCTCCGGCTCGGTGTCCGGCCCGCTCGTCGGCTCGCTCTCCGGGGCCGTCTCCGACCCGGTGTCCGGGTCCCCCGCCGACGTGTCCGTCCCGGACTCCGCCTCCGGTTCCGGGTTCGGCTCCCGCTTCGACTCCGGCCGCGATTCGGGCGTTTCGGTGACCTCTTCCTGGTCAGATGCGCTCATGGTCGGCGAGCGTAACCGACAGCCTTCAACCACCGACGGTTAGGCTGTTCATATGACGACCGGGGTCCGACGCAGAATGGGCGTCGAAGAGCGACGCCAGCAACTGATCGGTGTCGCGCTGGAACTGTTCAGCCACCGCTCGCCCGATCACGTCTCCATCGACGAGATCGCGGCGGCCGCCGGCATCTCCAGGCCGCTGGTCTACCACTACTTCCCGGGCAAGCAGTCGCTGTACGAGGCCGCGCTGCGGCGGGCCGCCGACGAGTTGGCCGAGCGCTTCGTCGAACCGCGCGAAGGGCCGCTCGGCGCCCGCCTGCTACGGGTCATGGCCCGCTTCTTCGACTTCGTCGACGAACACGGTCCCGGCTTCTTCGCGCTGATGCGGGGCGGCCCCGCCGTGGGTTCGTCCACGGCCAACGCGATGATCGACGAGGTGCGGCAGTCAGCGTACGAGCAGATTCTGTCCCATCTCTCCATCCAGTCCCCGCCGCCCCGGCTGGAACTGGTCGTGCGCTCCTGGGTGTCGCTCGCGGAGTCGACGGCGCTGCTGTGGCTGGACGGCCGCCGGATCCCGCGCGGGGAGCTGGAATTGCAGCTGGTGCACGACTTCGCCGCGCTGGCCACGGTGAGCGCGGCGTACGACGAGGAGATGGCGCGGATGCTGCTGCCGGTGCTCGCCGACGAGCCGCCGGGCGGGCCGTTCGGCGATCTGCTGACCCGGCTGACGGCCCTCGCGGAGACGCTGCCGGGGCCGTCGGTACCGGTACCGGTGCCGACGGCCCTGCCGACACCGCGCACGGCATAGCCACGCGGCGCGGCACCTCACCGACGGGAGCGGCGGTCAGCCCGCCTCCCCGTAGACCACCGTCACTTCCTTGAAGCCGAGGGAGGTGAGCAGCCCTTGCAGCATGCTGGTGGTGTTCTTCTCGGCCCGTTCGGTCAGTCCGCTGTCCTTCGCGGCGTCCTGGATGTGCTTGGCGGCGAGCTTGTTGACAGCCCGCTCGTCGGCCGGGTTGTCGGAGAAGAAGTCCCCGAGCCGGTCGAGCAGTCCGCGCTGTTTGGAGACGGCGTACGACCGGTCGGCGTCCAGCGTCGCCTCGCCGAGCCGGGCGTGCGGCAGCCGCAGCGTCGCGGTGGTGCGCTCCTTGTCGACCTGTACGTTCTCGTCCCCGATCCCGCCGAGGTCCACGTACGAGCCCACGCTGCCCGCGCCCACGTAGAGCGTGCGGCTGCCCTTGACGGTGTCGGGGAGGAACTTGGCGTCCTTCTCCAGATCCACCACCACCTGGAAGTTCCCGGACGCCGCCTGGTACCGGCTGAGGTCCTGGATGGACTTGAGGAGTGTCGGCCCGGTGCGGTCCTTCGTCTTCTCGCCGAACACGTCGTCGAAGCCGGGCACGAGATCGAGCCGGCTGCCGATCCCGAGCAGCACGACAAGCACCACGAGTCCGACGGGCAGTTTGATCCACCAGGGCGCTTGCGACACACGTGACCCTGGCGTCCCGCCCCGACTCTGATCGGGTTCTGGTTTCACGTCGGTGGACGTCATACCTACCGGGTTACCCGTCCGGCGGGGTTCACGCTCCGCCGGGACCGCAACAAGTTCCGGCAACCGGCGTGCATGAAACGAGCGTTGGCGGTGCGGTCGCACGATCGCGCCGGTCAGGGCGGCGGTCCCCGCAGCGCCCCGTCCCACGGACCTGGTCGTCTCTTCGGGAAGGTGTCCCACCACGGGGACAGTCCGGCCCGGTTGGGGACCATGACTGCCACCCGTGGTGCGAACCGGTCAGGATCGGACCGGTTCCGTCAGGTGGTCGGGTCCGTCACCGGAACCTCCCACCCGTGCCCGCTCGTGGCACCTTCGCTCACGCGCCCGCCCGGAAGACCGCCACCGTCCGGGCCGGCACCGTGAAGGTGCCCGAATCCGCCTCGTACGACGCCTTCTTCACCGTCGCGTCCGAGCCCGCCGCCTGCACCGGGTGCAGACCGTACGCCCGGTCCGCCAGCGCCGGGACCCGCTGCTGCGAGCTGTCCGGGGTGGCGTTGAAGACCACCACCAGCTCGCCGAGGCGCATCGTGATGACTCCCGGCGTCTCGTCGGGTCCCGACAGCGGGAAGGACAGCGCGGACTGGACGGCGCCGGTGGAGGAGAGACGGAAAGCCGCCTCCGAGGTACGGATCCTCAGCAGATCCCGGTACGCGGCCGAGGCACCGGAGATCTCCGCGCAGCCGGGCGCGATGCCCTTGGTCCCCAACAGGGGCTTGGCGTAGGGCCACTTGTCCTCGTTGTCGGCGGCGGGCGGCAGTCCCCGGCCGAAGCCGTTGCCGTCGCGGCAGTCCCAGTTGATCACGTTGAACCAGTCGCCGCTGTCGTAGGAGTTGCGGTCCAGCGACTTGGAACGGAGCAGGTCCGTCCCCGCCTGGGACAGCGACGGCCCCTGGGTGAGCGTCGCCGTCGCCATGGCGAGCACCTGCGCCCTGGCCCGGTCGGCGGCCGGCGTGGCGCGCGGCAGCTTGAACGCCAGCGCGTCGTAGAGGCTTTCGTTGTCGTGCGCGTCCGCGTAGGCGAGCGCGTCTCCCGGTGCGTCGGCGTATCCGGCGGGCGATCCGTTGTAGTCGACGTCGGAGCCCTTGACGGTGCGGCCCGCGGTGTCGGTGAAGGAGTAGTCGGCGAGATTGCCGCTGAGACCGACCTTGATCAGGTCCTGGTAGTGCAGCAGCCTCGCCCGCTGCTCGGCCACGGTGCCGTTGGCCGCCGAGGTGTTGGGGTCGGTGAACAGCCCGGAGGCGAAGCCCTGGACGCCCGGATCCTCGTCGAAGGGGCCGCCGCCGCGCACCGCGTCGCGCGCCCGGTCGGAGAAGGTCGCGATCCCGGTGCCCGCCATGTTCTTCTGCGTGGCCTGGACGAAGCGCGCGTCACCGGCGATCTCGCCGAAGTCCCAGCCCTCCCCGTAGAGGACGATCGACTTCCCGTCGACCCCGTCCCTGGCGACGGTCAGCGCGTCCAGCGCGTCGCGCACGGCGAGGATGTTGGCCTTGGGGTGATGTCCCATCAGGTCGAAGCGGAAGCCGTCGACCTTGTACTCCTTGGCCCAGGTGACCATCGAGTCGACCACCAGCTTGCCCATCATGGCGTTCTCGGGCGCGGTGTTGGCGCAGCACGTGGATGTCGCCACCGTGCCGTCGTCGAGCAGCCGCTGGTAGTAGCCGGGCACGATGCGGTCCAGTACGGACTTGGGATCCTGCCCGGCGGCCACGGTGTGGTTGTAGACGACGTCCATCACGGTACGCAGCCCGGTGCCGTTGATGCCCTGCACCATCCGCCGGAATTCCACCGTGCGCCTGGTGCCCTCGGGGTCACTGGCGTAACTGCCCTCGGGAACGGTGTAGTGCAGCGGGTCGTAGCCCCAGTTGAAGCCGTCCTTCGCCGCCGCCTTCGCGACGCACGCCTGCTGTTCGTCGGAGTCGGGGGCGTACACGGACAGGTCGCAGGCCGGTTCCTGCTGGTCGGTCCTCTTCTCGGGGATGGTGCCGATGTCGAAGGCGGGCAGCAGATGGACGTAGCCGGTCCCCGCGTCGGCCAGCTCGGCCAGGTGCTTCATGCCCTTCGACCCGGTGTCGGTGAAGGCCAGATAGCGGCCGGGGTGGCCGGATGTGCGGTCGGCGATCGAGAAGTCGCGGACGTGCAGCTCCTGGATCTGCGCGTCACGCATCGGGACGGCCGCCGGCTTCTTCAGCGTCGACCAGCCCTTGGGCGCGAGCTTCGGGTCGGTGAGGTCGACCGCGAGACTGCGCGCCGAGTCGGTGGTCAGGGCGGTCGAGTACGGGTCGGTGACCTTGTTGGTGACCATCTTCCCGGTGCTCGGAGCCCAGACGTCGACCACGTATCGGTAGGGCTTGCCCGTCCAGCTCCGGGATCCCTCGACGGACCAGACGCCGCTGCGGTCGTCGCGCCGCATCGGCACGCTTGTGCCGTCGAGTTCGAGCGCGACCCGCCGGGCCGTGGGCGCCCACACCGACAGCGTGGGACTTCCCTTGCGGAAGACGGGGCCGAGCGAGGCACGCGTCGCGTCGGCGCTGTAGAGGTCGTCGAGCACACCGGGGATCTGTACGCCGGTGGCGTCGAGCAGCGCGCCGTTCGCGGCCCGCTGCGTCGCGATGAGCTGGCCGCGCAGGGACTCCTTCACCCTGTCCCGGTCGCGCGGGTCGACGGTGAACGCCGGGAAGTCCTTCAGATGCGGGTACTTCGCCTTCTGCGCGTCGCTCAGCGTGCCCGGTGCCAGCCGCAGCCACCGCCCCTCGTCGGACAGCGCCCCGTTCTCGACGGTGATGCCGCCGCCGGGCGCGTACACGAGCTGCTGGCTGGTGGCCTCGGTGGCCCTCACCTTCCAGACGACGGTGTCCCGGTCGATCCACTGCGCCTCGGCCCTGCCGAGATCCGGCGTGGGCACGGCGCCGGCCGTCGGCAGCAGATACTTCGGCCGGCCGCCGAGCAGCCAGACCTCGTTGCCGTACGTCGCCAGGTCGAGCGACTGGTCGGACGGCAGGTCCTTCTCGTCGCCCTTGTGCAGGATGTAGCTGAGTGATGTGGCGCCCTCGGCGAGCGGCACCTCGTACGTCACGCCGTACGCGTCCTCCTTCACCGGCGTCAGCGGCTTCGCCCAGTCGGTCGGGTCCTTGGCACCGGTCCAGGTGTGCAGACCCCAGCCGTCGTACTCGCCGTCGGCCCGCTGGTAGTGCAGTACGGCCTTGCTCCTGTCCTGCGGCGGGTAGGCGCCGTCGGGGGCCTTCTCGCTCTGGCCGTCCGCGTCCTGCTCGATCCAGACCTCGCCGGTCTTCGCGAGGTCGACGGTGCGCTCGGGTCCGTCCGGCGTGCCGTCCTTGACGACGGTGTACGGAACGGCCGCCGCGCCCTCGGTGACGTCGACCCACGCGAACGCGCCGTACGCGTCGCGACCGGTGAACTCGGCGGTCCGGTCGCCGGACTTGAGCTGCCAGCCGTCGTACTCCCCGTCGGCGCGCCTGTAGTGCACGATCGCGTGCTCGCGCTCGACGGCGGTGGGGGGCTCGGGAGCAGGCGCCCGGCCGGCGGTCGAGGAGGCGAGGTCCGATGCGGTACGGCCCCGGCTGTCGACGGCGACCGCCTTGTAGCGCAGGGGTGTTCCGGCGGCCACGCCGTCGTCCAGATGCTGGGTGACCCGGTACGGGGCGTGGTCGGCGCTGCCGAGGGTGCGCCACTTGCCGTTGCCGACCTGGGCGGCGAAGACGACACGATTGAGCTGGCCGCCGTCGACGTCCGCGGTGATCTCGACGGTTCCGGTGGCCCCGGCCGCCGGGGCTTCGAGGGTGATCGAGGGCTTGGCCGCGGGCGGCGCGAGCGGTGCGGCGGCGCGCAGGACGACCGCCGACAGCGCCGGGACGGTGACCTCGGCCTTCGCGTCCGCCCCGCTGCGTACGGTGCCCGAAGTGCCGTACAGGGCACGGAAGTCGGTGCGCGCCGACCCGGTCGGCACGTCCACGGTCCTCGGCGTCGTGGCGTTGTTGACGGCGACGACGTACTCGACCCGCTCCCGCGCGTCGGTGCGGGAGAACGCGTACACCGAGTCGGCCGCGTAGCGCTGTGTCTGTACGCCGTCCCGCAGCGCCGGGTGCCGCTCGGTGAGCTTCGACAGCTCCGCGATGGACCGGTAGAGCGGGTGCGTGGGGTCGTACGCGTCGGAGGCGTGCGTCCGGTCGGTGCCGAGCTGGTCGTCGTCCAGATAGTCGGGGGTCCTGGAGGCGAACAGGCTCTGGCGGGCGTCCTTGTCGCCGCCGGGGCCCGTGAAGCCCTGTTCGTCGCCGTAGTAGACCACCGGGTTGCCGCGCGAGAGGAACATCAGCTCGTTGGCGAGACGGGCCCGCTTCAGCAGTTCCGCGTCGCCGGCGTCCGGGTTGTCCTGCTTGAGGAAGGTGCCGATGCGGCCCATGTCGTGGTTGCCGAGGAACGTCACCTGTTCGTAGGCGTTGGCCTTGTCGGTGGTGTAGCGGTAGTCCTCGCCGAAGACCTTCGCCGGCCGCTCGGCGGACGCGCCCTGCGAGGCGTAGGCGCGCACCGCGTCCTGGAAGGGGAAGTCGAGTGTGGAGTCGAGCCGCCCGCGCGTCACGTACGGGGAGGTGACGGCCGTGTCGGCGGAGTAGACCTCGCCGAACATGAAGAAGTCGTCGCGGCCCCGCTTCGCGGCGTAGGCGTCGAGCGCGGTGGCCCACTGGGTCCAGAAGTCCAGGTCGACGTGTTTGACGGTGTCGATGCGGAAGCCGTCGATGTCGAAGTCACGGACCCACTTCTGATAGATCTCCGCCATGCCGTCGACGACCTCGGGACGCTCGGTCCACAGGTCGTCCAGCCCCGAGAAGTCGCCGTACTCGGAGCTCTCCCCGGCGAAGGTGGAGTCGCCCCGGTTGTGGTACATCGTCGGGTCGTTGAGCCAGGAGGGGACCTTCTTCTCGCCGGCCTTGGGGGCGGGTGTGTACGGGAACGCGTCCGCGTCGACCCTGCCGACACCCTCGCGGTCGTCGAAGGGGCGGCCGTCCTTGTCGAGGTACGGATAGGCGCCCTTGGGGCGGTAGCCGTACTTCTTCTCCGCGTAGTCGACGGTGTCGGCCGTGTGGTTGGTGATGACGTCGAAGAAGACCTTCATGCCCTTGTCGTGGGCCTTGCCGATCAGCTTCTCCAGCTCGGCGTTGGTGCCGAAGTGCGGGTCGACCTGGGTGAAGTCGGTGATCCAGTAGCCGTGGTAGCCGGCCGACATGTCGTCGCCCGTGCCCTGTACCGGCTTGTTCTTGAAGATCGGCGCCATCCAGATGGCGGTGGTGCCGAGCCCCTTGACGTAGTCCAGCCGATCGGTGATCCCCTTGAGGTCGCCGCCCTGGTAGAAGCCCTTGTCGGCGGGGTCGTGACCGGTCCGGTCGCGTGAACCGGTCAGTCCTCCCCGGTCGTTGGACCGGTCGCCGTTGGCGAAGCGGTCGGGCAGCACGAAGTAGAACTGTTCCCGCGTCAGGTCGTGACGGGCGGGTTCGTCGGCGAGCCGGGCGTCCGACGGCGGGGCCGGGGCGCGGGCGGCGACGGCCGGCAGCGCGGGCACCAGGGCCGCGCACAGGGCGGCGGCCACGACGGCGACGGCCGTTCTGCGCGGGAGCGCGGGCAGGGGCGGGCGTTTCACGGGAGGTTCTCCTCGGAGTACGGGAAGAGGGCCGGCCCGGCGACGCGCGGGGAGGTCGGTGCGCGTCGCCGGGGCGGCCGGATGGTGCGGGGGGTGCTGGAGTGCCGGAATACCGTTCGGGGCGGGTCGGGGAGGGTCAGCTGCGCCAGGTGTCGTTCAGCGTCAGCCCGCCCGAGGTGGTGCTCGGCACGGTCGCCGTGCGGTTGGCGCCGCTCTCCCACGTCACGTTCCCGGCCGCGTCCTTGCGGACGTACTTGTAGGCGAAGGACGTACCGGCGGGCAGCGGCACGGCCAGCTTCCACACCGGGTAGGCGGCCGGGTCGAGCTTGAGCGCGGCCCCGGTGTTCCAGGTGCCGAGTTCGGCGCGGTCACCGGTGACGTAGATGTTCTGGCCGGGCTGGGTCGTCGCGTTGACGCCGAACGTCACCCCGGACTGGCCGGGCTGCGGGTTGCCGCCGCCCCCTACGCAGTTGCGGGCCCCGGCGTGCAGGGCGACCGCCGTGTTGGCTCCGAGTGTCGCCGTGAACTGGCCGGAGCCGTTCACGGTGACGCCGTTGCCGCTCTGGACGTCGCAGTAGTCACCGGCGGGCAGCGACGTCTGGAAGGTACGGCTGAGCGAGGAGCCCGTGTAGTTGATGGCGACGTAGGCCTTGGAGCCGCGTCCGAAGGCGATCTGGTCGCCGCCGTTGTCCCACCAGTCGGTGACCGCCTGGCCGCGGGCCGCGTTGCGGAAGCCGACCATGGAGGAGATCTCGCGCCAGTCGTGCTGGCACTTCCAGCCGCTCTGGTAACAGGCGCTCACGGTGCCGCCGTTGGGCGGGCCGGCGTCGTGGTCGCTGAACTCGTAGCCGGAGTGCACGTCGGGCGAGCCGTAGGGGTGGGCCAGCATGAAGACATTGGCCAGCGTGTAGGCGGCGCCGTTCTTGTAGTTGAGGGTGTCGCCGCCGCGTTCGGTGTCGTGGTTGTCCACGAAGACGGCGGACTTGCCGCTCTCCATGAAGCCCCAGCCCTCGCCGAAGTTCTTCAGATGGGCCAGGTTCTCGTTGAGGAAGACCTGCTTGAGGCTTCGGCCGTAGCGGAATTCCTGTACGTCCCCGGTGCCCAGGTACTCGGCAGGCGACACGGCCTCGCCACCGCCGTAGATGGCCTCCTGCTTCCAGTACACGCCGGGACTGCTCAGCCTGGACTTGATGTCGGCGAGATCGGCGGCCGGCATGTGCTTGGCGGCGTCGATCCGGAAGCCGTCCACGCCGAGCGACAGCAGGTCGTTCAGGTACGTGGCGATCCGGCCGCGTACGTAGTTCTCACCGGTGTCGAGGTCGGCGAGGCCGACGAGTTCGCAGTTCTGCACATTGCCGCGGTCGCCGTAGTTG
Proteins encoded in this window:
- a CDS encoding TetR/AcrR family transcriptional regulator — its product is MTTGVRRRMGVEERRQQLIGVALELFSHRSPDHVSIDEIAAAAGISRPLVYHYFPGKQSLYEAALRRAADELAERFVEPREGPLGARLLRVMARFFDFVDEHGPGFFALMRGGPAVGSSTANAMIDEVRQSAYEQILSHLSIQSPPPRLELVVRSWVSLAESTALLWLDGRRIPRGELELQLVHDFAALATVSAAYDEEMARMLLPVLADEPPGGPFGDLLTRLTALAETLPGPSVPVPVPTALPTPRTA
- a CDS encoding DUF4230 domain-containing protein; this encodes MSQAPWWIKLPVGLVVLVVLLGIGSRLDLVPGFDDVFGEKTKDRTGPTLLKSIQDLSRYQAASGNFQVVVDLEKDAKFLPDTVKGSRTLYVGAGSVGSYVDLGGIGDENVQVDKERTTATLRLPHARLGEATLDADRSYAVSKQRGLLDRLGDFFSDNPADERAVNKLAAKHIQDAAKDSGLTERAEKNTTSMLQGLLTSLGFKEVTVVYGEAG
- the pulA gene encoding pullulanase-type alpha-1,6-glucosidase, whose product is MKRPPLPALPRRTAVAVVAAALCAALVPALPAVAARAPAPPSDARLADEPARHDLTREQFYFVLPDRFANGDRSNDRGGLTGSRDRTGHDPADKGFYQGGDLKGITDRLDYVKGLGTTAIWMAPIFKNKPVQGTGDDMSAGYHGYWITDFTQVDPHFGTNAELEKLIGKAHDKGMKVFFDVITNHTADTVDYAEKKYGYRPKGAYPYLDKDGRPFDDREGVGRVDADAFPYTPAPKAGEKKVPSWLNDPTMYHNRGDSTFAGESSEYGDFSGLDDLWTERPEVVDGMAEIYQKWVRDFDIDGFRIDTVKHVDLDFWTQWATALDAYAAKRGRDDFFMFGEVYSADTAVTSPYVTRGRLDSTLDFPFQDAVRAYASQGASAERPAKVFGEDYRYTTDKANAYEQVTFLGNHDMGRIGTFLKQDNPDAGDAELLKRARLANELMFLSRGNPVVYYGDEQGFTGPGGDKDARQSLFASRTPDYLDDDQLGTDRTHASDAYDPTHPLYRSIAELSKLTERHPALRDGVQTQRYAADSVYAFSRTDARERVEYVVAVNNATTPRTVDVPTGSARTDFRALYGTSGTVRSGADAKAEVTVPALSAVVLRAAAPLAPPAAKPSITLEAPAAGATGTVEITADVDGGQLNRVVFAAQVGNGKWRTLGSADHAPYRVTQHLDDGVAAGTPLRYKAVAVDSRGRTASDLASSTAGRAPAPEPPTAVEREHAIVHYRRADGEYDGWQLKSGDRTAEFTGRDAYGAFAWVDVTEGAAAVPYTVVKDGTPDGPERTVDLAKTGEVWIEQDADGQSEKAPDGAYPPQDRSKAVLHYQRADGEYDGWGLHTWTGAKDPTDWAKPLTPVKEDAYGVTYEVPLAEGATSLSYILHKGDEKDLPSDQSLDLATYGNEVWLLGGRPKYLLPTAGAVPTPDLGRAEAQWIDRDTVVWKVRATEATSQQLVYAPGGGITVENGALSDEGRWLRLAPGTLSDAQKAKYPHLKDFPAFTVDPRDRDRVKESLRGQLIATQRAANGALLDATGVQIPGVLDDLYSADATRASLGPVFRKGSPTLSVWAPTARRVALELDGTSVPMRRDDRSGVWSVEGSRSWTGKPYRYVVDVWAPSTGKMVTNKVTDPYSTALTTDSARSLAVDLTDPKLAPKGWSTLKKPAAVPMRDAQIQELHVRDFSIADRTSGHPGRYLAFTDTGSKGMKHLAELADAGTGYVHLLPAFDIGTIPEKRTDQQEPACDLSVYAPDSDEQQACVAKAAAKDGFNWGYDPLHYTVPEGSYASDPEGTRRTVEFRRMVQGINGTGLRTVMDVVYNHTVAAGQDPKSVLDRIVPGYYQRLLDDGTVATSTCCANTAPENAMMGKLVVDSMVTWAKEYKVDGFRFDLMGHHPKANILAVRDALDALTVARDGVDGKSIVLYGEGWDFGEIAGDARFVQATQKNMAGTGIATFSDRARDAVRGGGPFDEDPGVQGFASGLFTDPNTSAANGTVAEQRARLLHYQDLIKVGLSGNLADYSFTDTAGRTVKGSDVDYNGSPAGYADAPGDALAYADAHDNESLYDALAFKLPRATPAADRARAQVLAMATATLTQGPSLSQAGTDLLRSKSLDRNSYDSGDWFNVINWDCRDGNGFGRGLPPAADNEDKWPYAKPLLGTKGIAPGCAEISGASAAYRDLLRIRTSEAAFRLSSTGAVQSALSFPLSGPDETPGVITMRLGELVVVFNATPDSSQQRVPALADRAYGLHPVQAAGSDATVKKASYEADSGTFTVPARTVAVFRAGA
- a CDS encoding carbohydrate-binding module family 20 domain-containing protein → MARRAPALALALVAGAAALVAPGSPAQAAPPGEKDVTAVLFEWRFDSVAKACTDSLGPDGFGYVQVSPPQEHIQGGQWWTSYQPVSYKIAGRLGDRAAFQSMVNTCHAAGVKVVADAVINHMSAGSGTGTGGTSYTKYEYPGIYSGADMDDCRSQINNYGDRGNVQNCELVGLADLDTGENYVRGRIATYLNDLLSLGVDGFRIDAAKHMPAADLADIKSRLSSPGVYWKQEAIYGGGEAVSPAEYLGTGDVQEFRYGRSLKQVFLNENLAHLKNFGEGWGFMESGKSAVFVDNHDTERGGDTLNYKNGAAYTLANVFMLAHPYGSPDVHSGYEFSDHDAGPPNGGTVSACYQSGWKCQHDWREISSMVGFRNAARGQAVTDWWDNGGDQIAFGRGSKAYVAINYTGSSLSRTFQTSLPAGDYCDVQSGNGVTVNGSGQFTATLGANTAVALHAGARNCVGGGGNPQPGQSGVTFGVNATTQPGQNIYVTGDRAELGTWNTGAALKLDPAAYPVWKLAVPLPAGTSFAYKYVRKDAAGNVTWESGANRTATVPSTTSGGLTLNDTWRS